In Phyllopteryx taeniolatus isolate TA_2022b chromosome 6, UOR_Ptae_1.2, whole genome shotgun sequence, one genomic interval encodes:
- the pou3f1 gene encoding POU domain, class 3, transcription factor 1 has translation MATTAQYIPRNNSLPSNPLMHPDSDRMHQGTTYREVQKMMHHEYLQGLAATNTGHPMSLTHHQWLQPTSNSDWTTGTHLGQQEHKGGGGGGGGGGGGGGAGSREDLAAGFHHRSHLVHQQTQAAHHGAWAPASAHHLSPLSPASGGGGGGGGGGHQALVYSQPGYTNLNAMLGSPQPGALHHGLREPLHDDAAAAVHDGHMESPQQAFGHHQDHSDEDAPSSDDLEQFAKQFKQRRIKLGFTQADVGLALGTLYGNVFSQTTICRFEALQLSFKNMCKLKPLLNKWLEETDSNTGSPTNLDKIAAQGRKRKKRTSIEVGVKGALENHFLKCPKPSAHEISTLAGTLQLEKEVVRVWFCNRRQKEKRMTPVGVPHPNMDDVYSQAETPPLHRSLHSPVQ, from the coding sequence ATGGCGACAACAGCTCAGTACATCCCGCGGAATAACTCCTTGCCGTCCAACCCGCTCATGCACCCGGACTCGGACCGCATGCACCAGGGGACCACCTACCGGGAGGTGCAGAAAATGATGCACCACGAGTACCTGCAGGGGCTGGCGGCTACCAACACGGGACACCCGATGAGCCTGACGCACCACCAGTGGCTGCAGCCCACGTCCAACAGCGACTGGACCACCGGCACGCACCTCGGCCAGCAGGAGCACAAaggcggcggcggaggcggcggcggcggcggcggtggaggAGGAGCAGGGAGCCGCGAGGACCTGGCCGCCGGCTTCCACCACAGGTCCCACTTGGTGCACCAGCAGACGCAGGCGGCGCACCACGGCGCGTGGGCTCCAGCCAGCGCGCACCACCTGTCCCCGCTGTCGCCGGCgtcgggcggcggcggcggcggtggcggcggcggccacCAGGCTCTGGTCTACTCGCAGCCCGGATACACGAACCTGAACGCCATGCTGGGCAGCCCCCAGCCGGGCGCCCTGCACCACGGCTTGCGCGAGCCGCTCCACGAcgacgcggcggcggcggtgcaCGACGGCCACATGGAGTCCCCACAGCAGGCGTTCGGCCACCACCAGGACCACTCGGACGAGGACGCGCCCAGCTCCGACGACCTGGAGCAGTTCGCCAAGCAGTTCAAGCAGCGGCGGATCAAGCTGGGCTTCACGCAGGCGGACGTGGGCCTGGCCCTGGGGACCCTGTACGGCAACGTCTTCTCGCAGACCACCATCTGCCGCTTCGAGGCGCTGCAGCTGAGCTTCAAGAACATGTGCAAGCTGAAGCCGCTGCTGAACAAGTGGCTGGAGGAGACCGACTCCAACACGGGCAGCCCCACCAACCTGGACAAGATCGCCGCGCAGGGCCGCAAGCGCAAGAAGCGCACGTCCATCGAGGTGGGCGTCAAGGGGGCGCTGGAGAACCACTTCCTCAAGTGCCCCAAGCCGTCGGCGCACGAGATCAGCACTTTAGCGGGCACGCTGCAGCTGGAGAAGGAGGTGGTGCGCGTTTGGTTTTGCAACCGGAGACAGAAGGAGAAGCGCATGACGCCCGTGGGGGTCCCGCACCCCAACATGGACGACGTATATTCCCAAGCGGAGACCCCCCCGCTGCACCGCTCGCTGCACAGCCCCGTGCAGTGA